A stretch of Methanosphaerula palustris E1-9c DNA encodes these proteins:
- a CDS encoding DUF2115 domain-containing protein, with translation METVAVPVPHGRLTPSDQQAFDAIAETCARLSGASTRGELGALIAEVALSYSVFELQVIGGHLRREVAALPSPYREAIDPYFTAQIFGAHHHLLLMHRSGAFLRMQTPIADPTLFADFLAMIPASCLRSDDERPGVSGHLRTPRHRLFYYLMTGFMIFVLGRPGHPVGMPFPGGFFVKEEGRRFLCPIRDKEKDLPFSICNFCPAEQIEGM, from the coding sequence ATGGAGACTGTCGCCGTCCCGGTCCCCCATGGCCGGCTAACACCATCAGACCAGCAGGCCTTCGACGCGATCGCAGAGACCTGTGCACGCCTCTCGGGTGCCTCCACCCGCGGGGAGCTCGGGGCTCTGATCGCCGAGGTTGCCCTTTCGTACTCGGTCTTTGAACTGCAGGTGATCGGCGGTCACCTGCGCCGGGAGGTGGCCGCCCTTCCGTCGCCGTACCGGGAGGCGATCGATCCGTACTTCACGGCCCAGATCTTCGGGGCTCATCATCATCTGCTCCTGATGCACCGGTCGGGTGCTTTCTTGCGGATGCAGACCCCGATCGCCGACCCAACCCTCTTCGCCGATTTCCTCGCGATGATCCCGGCCAGCTGCCTCCGTTCAGATGACGAACGGCCGGGGGTCTCCGGGCATCTCCGGACCCCCCGGCACCGGCTCTTCTACTACCTGATGACCGGGTTCATGATCTTCGTCCTCGGTCGGCCCGGCCACCCGGTCGGGATGCCGTTCCCGGGCGGGTTCTTCGTCAAAGAGGAGGGGCGACGATTCCTCTGTCCGATCCGGGATAAGGAGAAGGACCTGCCGTTCTCGATCTGCAACTTCTGCCCGGCCGAGCAGATCGAAGGGATGTAG
- a CDS encoding GNAT family N-acetyltransferase encodes MKTDDRDRCQLQVPAEPQYLPMALHLVSDIAELAGFDQRDRQRIEVAVEEAVSNVITHAYPEGGGVCGLTGVITPTGLEIRIHDTGLPFDPEQIPDFRPDPDGKTASSGLGSHLIRHLMDEMEFCNLGNGGKETRFVRYLPHASIFEGAGHPVQTDDVVVTDPGEIAIRLMDPVEAVEVARCVYDAYGYSYVYEHIYYPDRLRAMNHEGSLISAVAVTGTGDVAGHVALVFDPLDPGSAEVAIAATKCRYRGHAVVPRLVTFLEQVGREQGLTCLFSQPVTAHTISQHVFHKLGYHTSGFLLAHAPATLSFHRIAEDLAQRESVAIACKYLVSPEAVTLYPPSVHARMVGAICADIGLPATIAPGQFLDDAVRTELQSVIKTGMLVASIHFSRFGADLSMAVRHEVIRLKREGVQVIEASLDLSDPAAASAAGLLEDLGFIFTGIIPTGAGGAQLLMQYLNGIVIDYQALRLESDFSKELLEYIRLHDPQSG; translated from the coding sequence ATGAAGACCGACGATCGTGATCGCTGCCAGTTACAGGTTCCGGCAGAGCCGCAGTACCTGCCGATGGCCCTTCATCTGGTCAGCGATATCGCAGAACTTGCCGGGTTCGATCAGCGTGACCGGCAGCGGATCGAGGTGGCCGTCGAGGAGGCGGTCTCCAATGTGATCACCCACGCCTATCCGGAGGGGGGAGGAGTCTGCGGTCTGACGGGGGTCATCACCCCGACCGGGCTGGAGATCCGGATCCATGACACCGGTCTTCCGTTCGATCCTGAACAGATCCCCGACTTTCGACCGGACCCGGACGGTAAGACCGCCTCGTCCGGGCTGGGCAGTCACCTGATCCGGCACCTGATGGATGAGATGGAGTTCTGTAACCTTGGGAACGGGGGGAAGGAGACCCGTTTTGTCCGGTACCTGCCGCATGCCTCTATCTTTGAAGGAGCGGGGCACCCGGTGCAGACCGACGATGTCGTCGTCACCGACCCCGGGGAGATCGCGATACGGCTGATGGATCCTGTGGAGGCGGTCGAGGTGGCCCGGTGTGTCTACGATGCCTACGGCTACTCGTACGTGTACGAGCATATCTATTACCCGGACCGTCTCCGGGCGATGAACCATGAAGGTTCGCTCATCTCTGCGGTAGCGGTTACGGGAACCGGTGACGTGGCCGGGCATGTGGCGCTGGTCTTCGACCCGCTCGACCCGGGGTCTGCCGAGGTGGCGATCGCGGCCACGAAGTGCCGGTACCGGGGTCATGCGGTCGTCCCCCGTCTGGTCACGTTCCTTGAACAGGTGGGTCGGGAACAGGGACTGACCTGCCTCTTCAGCCAGCCGGTCACCGCTCACACGATCTCGCAGCATGTCTTCCACAAGCTCGGCTACCACACCTCCGGGTTCCTGCTGGCCCATGCGCCGGCCACCCTCTCCTTCCACCGGATCGCAGAGGATCTGGCGCAGCGTGAATCGGTTGCCATCGCCTGCAAGTATCTGGTTTCACCGGAGGCGGTCACCCTCTATCCACCCTCAGTCCATGCCAGGATGGTCGGGGCGATCTGTGCTGATATCGGCCTTCCGGCAACGATCGCACCGGGTCAATTCCTCGATGATGCCGTCAGAACGGAACTGCAGAGCGTGATCAAGACCGGGATGCTCGTAGCCTCCATCCACTTCTCCCGGTTTGGTGCTGATCTCTCCATGGCGGTCAGGCATGAGGTGATCCGGTTGAAGCGGGAGGGGGTGCAGGTGATCGAGGCGAGTTTGGACCTCAGTGACCCTGCAGCAGCATCGGCTGCCGGTCTGCTCGAGGATCTTGGATTCATCTTCACCGGCATCATCCCGACCGGCGCCGGCGGCGCTCAGCTGCTGATGCAGTACCTGAACGGGATCGTCATCGATTACCAGGCCCTTCGACTCGAGTCCGACTTCTCGAAGGAACTGCTCGAGTACATCCGGCTTCACGATCCCCAGTCCGGATAG
- a CDS encoding phenylacetate--CoA ligase family protein, with protein sequence MTIYSLDHVVGYAREHSPFYRDLYSDVPTDGWKIADLPVIDQTAYWEGHGQSESSVMTSPLGVDGGYLYKSGGTTGQPKFTVYTKEEWTEFTRVFGAGLAKNSIADRDRIANLFYAGELYTSFIFLNDSLQNSAANVLTFPIGGAAPFEFIVHTLQDYKVNVLLGVPTTLLHLAEYVRDQGISLSIDRCYYGGEAMYPDQRDLLAQVFPGISVLTVGYASVDAGHIGYGDPSCGFNEHRTFGDSSIIEIVDDTTGLPIDEVGREGRVVVTNLTRLLMPVIRYPAGDRGVWVDAPGTPDRRFRLLGRSEEGARVGPMTLNYDDIHAILAGFNQTIEVTGFQLVVTHQDRRDLLTLRIASRQGAAVPASLTERVRAAVYQGRPMFNDLLRDGLVHPLAIEWIEHGDLIVNPRTGKLRRIVDHRLKEGQ encoded by the coding sequence ATGACGATCTACTCTCTCGACCATGTGGTCGGGTATGCCCGCGAACATTCCCCGTTCTATCGTGACCTGTACAGCGACGTCCCCACTGATGGTTGGAAGATTGCCGACCTGCCGGTCATCGACCAGACGGCATACTGGGAGGGTCATGGCCAGTCAGAGAGCAGCGTCATGACTTCGCCACTTGGGGTCGATGGGGGCTACCTCTACAAGAGCGGCGGGACGACCGGCCAGCCGAAGTTCACGGTCTACACCAAGGAGGAGTGGACAGAGTTCACCCGGGTCTTCGGTGCCGGTCTGGCCAAAAACTCCATCGCCGATAGGGACCGGATCGCGAACCTCTTCTATGCCGGGGAACTGTATACCAGTTTCATCTTCCTGAACGACTCGCTGCAGAACTCAGCGGCGAATGTGCTGACTTTTCCCATAGGCGGGGCTGCACCATTCGAGTTCATCGTTCACACCCTGCAGGACTACAAAGTCAACGTGCTGCTCGGGGTGCCGACCACCCTCCTCCACCTGGCCGAGTATGTCCGCGACCAGGGGATCAGCCTCTCGATCGACCGGTGTTACTATGGCGGCGAGGCGATGTATCCCGACCAGCGGGATCTCCTCGCCCAGGTCTTTCCGGGGATCTCGGTGCTGACCGTCGGCTACGCGAGCGTCGACGCCGGGCATATCGGCTATGGCGACCCCTCCTGCGGATTCAATGAACACCGGACCTTCGGCGACTCCAGTATCATCGAGATCGTCGATGACACCACCGGCCTCCCGATCGACGAGGTCGGACGGGAGGGGCGGGTGGTGGTCACCAACCTGACCCGGCTGCTGATGCCGGTGATCCGGTACCCGGCCGGCGACCGTGGTGTCTGGGTGGACGCACCCGGTACGCCCGATCGGCGGTTCCGGCTGCTCGGCCGGTCTGAGGAGGGTGCCCGCGTCGGGCCGATGACGCTGAACTACGACGATATCCATGCTATCCTGGCCGGCTTCAACCAGACGATCGAGGTGACCGGGTTTCAACTGGTCGTGACTCACCAGGACCGGCGCGACCTGCTGACCCTCCGGATCGCCAGCCGGCAGGGTGCTGCAGTGCCGGCATCCCTGACGGAGAGGGTCCGGGCTGCAGTCTATCAGGGTCGACCGATGTTCAACGATCTCCTCAGGGACGGCCTGGTCCATCCCCTGGCGATCGAGTGGATCGAGCATGGCGATCTGATCGTCAATCCGAGGACCGGAAAGTTGCGGCGGATCGTTGACCATCGGCTGAAGGAGGGTCAGTGA
- a CDS encoding acyl-CoA reductase gives MTAAPMLWRGAIRDAAELPELLKTLLALLADDLALRLNPMVLLAAADRLGTAILAGTVPDLQQALIETGLPPAEADQTLATIGRFLAKENLEQKLRRELGGVDPFAIRRVTFTEPVFEGWAPLGVLVHLAPANVPTVGPLSVIEGLLAGNINLLKTSRKSGRFPQVLLQALVDADQTGSLAPFIYVLPLSSQDQGALHDLFALADGIAVWGGEETVDAVKKEAPRGTEMIVWGHRISFSYLTAAAGTDPALLKGVAEEVCILEQQACSSPQCLYLETSDPADLQVFADRLGKVLTTVAPTFPRTLPDRAEAAEVTTVTELVRLEGCLDHGAVVEPADRSWRLLIDPEPGLRPSPLFRTLWIKPLTRDRIVSTLRPMRAYLQTVTLGCTREEVAPLSSLLIAAGADRIRQPGRTFSSYPGEPHDGVYALQRYSRRVSVDPGSLGDGVASLAEFVAPTAPFLPEGTPVMTKDDFHHIMVDPRTEHLSFKSGGSSGAPKLSIFSYQDYRDQMAAAADGLFAAGLDPATDRCINLFNAGHLYGGFISFFTILEDLGAIQFPMTAVPETREVAEAIVKYRVNTLLGIPVYLNALFEEHGALLKEYGGVKKIFYGGEHFTAAQVTHLREEFGIEIIRSAVYGSNDAGPLAFACPHCEGGVHHLMTANQWLEIQKLDADEPVVGDEVGRLILTSRQRHGQQIVRYEIGDTGRWVPGPCPCGRKSPRFELMGRHGDVFRSGGPFLNYRKFVNLLTEHLAYAGEVQLLLDLKGGQEQITVRIDVGSGLDAGVVRQMLLDQYPELSLSVVEFKTTDLFIEPVAASVFERIANSGKLKTIIDRREVQA, from the coding sequence ATGACCGCTGCACCGATGCTCTGGCGTGGAGCGATCCGCGACGCTGCCGAACTCCCGGAACTGCTCAAAACCCTGCTGGCTCTGCTGGCAGACGACCTCGCCCTCCGTTTGAATCCCATGGTTCTCCTGGCTGCGGCCGACCGACTCGGTACGGCGATCCTGGCCGGCACCGTTCCAGACCTGCAGCAGGCCCTGATCGAGACCGGTCTCCCACCTGCTGAAGCAGACCAGACCCTGGCGACGATCGGCCGGTTCCTTGCGAAGGAGAACCTCGAGCAGAAATTGCGCCGCGAACTGGGCGGCGTCGACCCGTTCGCCATCCGGCGGGTGACCTTCACCGAACCGGTCTTCGAGGGCTGGGCTCCACTCGGGGTGCTGGTGCACCTGGCCCCGGCCAACGTCCCGACGGTCGGTCCGCTCAGCGTCATCGAAGGGCTGCTCGCCGGCAACATCAACCTGCTCAAGACGAGCAGAAAGAGCGGCAGGTTCCCGCAGGTGCTGCTGCAGGCGCTCGTCGACGCCGACCAGACCGGCTCGCTGGCCCCGTTCATCTACGTCCTTCCGCTCTCCTCGCAGGATCAGGGAGCCCTTCACGATCTCTTCGCCCTGGCCGACGGTATTGCGGTCTGGGGGGGGGAGGAGACCGTCGACGCGGTGAAGAAGGAGGCTCCTCGCGGCACCGAGATGATCGTCTGGGGACACCGGATCTCCTTCTCGTACCTGACCGCAGCGGCCGGAACCGATCCGGCCCTTCTCAAAGGCGTTGCAGAGGAGGTCTGTATCCTCGAGCAGCAGGCCTGTTCGAGTCCCCAGTGCCTGTACCTGGAGACGAGCGACCCTGCCGATCTGCAGGTGTTTGCCGACCGGCTCGGGAAGGTGCTGACCACGGTCGCCCCGACCTTCCCCCGGACCCTCCCCGACCGGGCCGAGGCCGCCGAGGTGACGACGGTCACCGAACTGGTCAGGCTGGAGGGCTGCCTGGACCACGGGGCCGTGGTCGAACCGGCCGACCGGAGCTGGCGACTGCTGATCGACCCGGAGCCCGGACTCCGCCCATCGCCGCTCTTCCGGACCCTCTGGATCAAACCATTGACCAGGGACCGGATCGTCAGTACCCTCCGTCCGATGCGTGCATACCTGCAGACCGTGACCCTCGGGTGTACCCGGGAGGAGGTGGCCCCGCTCTCATCCCTGCTGATCGCAGCTGGGGCTGACCGGATCCGGCAGCCGGGTAGGACCTTCTCATCGTACCCTGGTGAACCGCATGACGGGGTCTACGCCCTGCAGCGGTACTCCCGGCGGGTCTCGGTCGATCCGGGCTCGCTCGGTGACGGAGTGGCCTCGCTCGCCGAGTTCGTCGCCCCGACCGCTCCGTTCCTGCCTGAGGGGACGCCGGTGATGACCAAGGATGATTTCCATCATATCATGGTGGACCCCAGGACCGAGCATCTCTCGTTCAAGAGCGGGGGGAGTTCCGGGGCGCCGAAGCTCTCGATCTTCTCGTACCAGGACTACCGGGACCAGATGGCGGCGGCGGCCGACGGCCTCTTTGCGGCCGGGCTCGATCCGGCCACCGACCGGTGCATCAACCTCTTCAACGCCGGCCACCTGTACGGCGGGTTCATCAGTTTCTTCACCATCCTTGAGGACCTCGGGGCGATCCAGTTCCCGATGACGGCCGTCCCCGAGACCAGGGAGGTCGCCGAGGCGATCGTCAAGTACCGGGTGAACACCCTCCTCGGGATCCCGGTCTACCTGAACGCCCTCTTCGAGGAGCACGGGGCCCTCCTCAAAGAGTACGGCGGGGTGAAGAAGATCTTCTACGGCGGCGAGCACTTCACCGCCGCCCAGGTGACGCATCTCCGCGAAGAATTCGGGATCGAAATAATCAGGTCGGCGGTCTACGGTTCCAACGACGCCGGTCCGCTGGCCTTCGCCTGCCCGCACTGCGAGGGCGGGGTCCACCACCTGATGACCGCGAACCAGTGGCTGGAGATCCAAAAGCTTGACGCCGACGAACCGGTCGTCGGCGACGAGGTCGGACGGCTGATTCTGACCTCCCGGCAGCGGCACGGTCAGCAGATCGTGAGGTACGAGATCGGCGACACCGGACGGTGGGTGCCCGGTCCGTGTCCGTGCGGCCGGAAGAGTCCGCGGTTCGAACTGATGGGCCGGCACGGGGATGTCTTCCGGTCGGGCGGTCCGTTCCTGAACTACCGGAAGTTCGTGAACCTGCTGACCGAGCACCTCGCCTATGCCGGCGAGGTCCAGCTCCTCCTCGACCTGAAGGGAGGACAGGAGCAGATCACGGTCAGGATCGATGTGGGCAGCGGCCTCGACGCCGGGGTCGTACGCCAGATGTTGCTCGATCAGTACCCCGAACTGTCCCTATCGGTCGTCGAATTCAAGACCACCGACCTCTTCATCGAACCGGTCGCTGCATCGGTGTTCGAGCGGATCGCCAACAGCGGGAAACTCAAAACGATCATCGATCGGCGGGAGGTGCAGGCATGA
- a CDS encoding LuxE/PaaK family acyltransferase → MNTQRTKPLMVPDPAALASVQLLCNSRDPYRTGPEQDTLFIRAMQEILLWHQQRSPFFAALLESKQIDPLKITRIRDLARIPMVHANFFKTHELLSVDRSTLCSSLTSSGTTGQKSQMFYDPFTLLSGQGMVAAIFSYYEWIKPNQPTNYLLYAYEPAAASRLGTSHTNTFLCKFAQEARVTFALRATGTGSHEFDLFGAIRTLQEYADEGLPVRIFGFPSFLYFTLVRMRDLGLSVTLPPDSLVFLGGGWKGAAGEQIPKLDLYALITDRLGIPDDRCREGYGSVEHSVPYVECSHHHLHQPVWSRVLIRDVTTLEPLDDGEPGFLHFITPHTTSVPAVSVLMGDLAVMHHDCPCGLETPYFEVLGRAGVSKNRSCAVAAAELLQREAL, encoded by the coding sequence ATGAACACTCAACGAACAAAACCTCTGATGGTGCCGGACCCGGCTGCGCTGGCATCTGTACAGTTACTCTGCAACAGCAGAGACCCCTATAGAACCGGCCCTGAACAGGACACCCTCTTCATCCGGGCGATGCAGGAGATATTGCTCTGGCATCAACAACGCTCGCCGTTCTTTGCGGCGCTGCTCGAATCCAAACAGATCGACCCGCTTAAGATCACCAGGATTCGAGACCTGGCCAGGATCCCGATGGTTCATGCCAACTTCTTCAAGACGCATGAACTGCTCTCTGTCGACCGGTCGACCCTCTGCTCCTCGCTCACCTCATCAGGGACCACCGGGCAGAAGAGTCAGATGTTCTATGATCCCTTTACCCTCCTCTCGGGGCAGGGGATGGTGGCCGCCATCTTCTCGTATTATGAATGGATAAAACCCAACCAGCCGACCAACTACCTGCTCTATGCCTATGAACCGGCCGCTGCCTCCCGCCTCGGGACCTCGCATACCAACACCTTCCTCTGCAAGTTCGCCCAGGAAGCCAGGGTCACCTTTGCGCTCAGGGCCACCGGCACCGGTTCGCACGAGTTCGACCTCTTCGGGGCGATCCGGACCCTGCAGGAGTATGCAGACGAGGGACTGCCGGTGCGGATCTTCGGGTTCCCTTCGTTCCTGTACTTCACGCTGGTGCGGATGCGCGACCTCGGCCTCTCCGTCACCCTCCCGCCGGACTCGCTGGTATTCTTAGGCGGCGGCTGGAAGGGGGCGGCCGGCGAACAGATTCCAAAATTGGATCTGTACGCACTGATCACCGATCGCCTCGGCATCCCCGACGATCGCTGTCGCGAGGGTTACGGTTCGGTCGAGCACTCGGTCCCATACGTGGAGTGCTCCCATCACCATCTCCATCAGCCGGTCTGGTCGCGGGTGCTGATCCGGGATGTCACCACCCTTGAGCCCCTGGATGACGGAGAACCAGGCTTCCTCCACTTCATCACTCCGCACACCACCTCGGTGCCGGCCGTCAGCGTGCTGATGGGCGACCTTGCAGTGATGCATCACGATTGTCCCTGCGGGCTCGAGACCCCGTACTTCGAAGTGCTCGGCAGGGCCGGCGTCTCCAAGAACCGGAGTTGTGCCGTGGCTGCTGCTGAACTGTTGCAGCGGGAGGCGCTATGA
- a CDS encoding MFS transporter, with amino-acid sequence MAFLSSNHPLVLFRDFRHLFAGRLISSIGDKFFTIALAWWVISQGDAESRINLGILMALNLIPIVLFGPFMGTLVDRFDRRKCMLLADLCRGCLAALLFLLIATGTLTLPVLYLITFFIAVFVPLFEASVSSSLQQLVDGDHLAAAVAVDSSVVYLSSIFGALLGGVLMAIYGVAGAFLFNALSFCASFLLILSIRVNIPPVATAAPYIEQLREGFAFLTSHRPLLYLMGLFGVFNFFSAPLLLFIPMIVNDLMQASVTWVAIFEACLAAGSGLTALYFSFSRRTPMHTYPLIFAGMLLLGLMEAAIGLSADRYIYAVEMIGAGVAIAIVNTMALSLFQAVVPPAMKGRFFAVLSMVCVAVVPLTYLLNGFLTGTSPINAVILLNSGAAIVVSLAVLVIPKVSQPKPTSQENQA; translated from the coding sequence ATGGCGTTCCTCTCCAGCAATCATCCACTCGTTCTCTTCCGGGACTTCCGTCACCTCTTTGCAGGACGGCTGATCTCCTCGATCGGGGACAAGTTCTTCACGATCGCCCTGGCCTGGTGGGTGATCTCTCAGGGTGATGCAGAGAGCCGGATCAACCTCGGGATCCTGATGGCCCTGAACCTCATCCCGATCGTCCTCTTCGGACCGTTCATGGGCACCCTTGTCGATCGGTTCGACCGGAGGAAGTGTATGCTCCTGGCCGACCTCTGCAGGGGGTGCCTGGCCGCCCTGCTCTTTCTGTTGATTGCGACCGGGACGTTGACCCTGCCGGTGCTGTACCTGATCACCTTCTTCATCGCGGTCTTTGTTCCGCTCTTCGAGGCATCGGTCAGTTCTTCGTTGCAGCAACTGGTCGATGGGGATCACCTCGCAGCAGCCGTGGCCGTCGACTCCAGTGTCGTCTACCTCTCCAGTATCTTCGGAGCCCTGCTCGGGGGTGTGCTGATGGCGATCTATGGGGTCGCCGGAGCATTTCTCTTCAACGCGCTCTCGTTCTGCGCTTCGTTCCTTCTCATCCTCTCGATTCGGGTGAACATCCCGCCTGTAGCCACAGCGGCCCCCTATATCGAGCAGCTTCGGGAGGGGTTCGCCTTCCTCACCTCCCACCGGCCTCTGCTCTACCTGATGGGGCTCTTCGGGGTCTTCAACTTCTTCTCGGCCCCGCTCCTCCTCTTCATCCCGATGATCGTCAATGACCTGATGCAGGCGTCGGTCACCTGGGTGGCTATCTTCGAGGCCTGCCTGGCTGCGGGGTCCGGGTTGACCGCCCTGTACTTCAGTTTCAGCCGCCGAACCCCCATGCACACCTATCCGCTGATCTTTGCCGGGATGCTGCTGCTCGGACTGATGGAGGCTGCGATCGGTCTTTCGGCGGATCGGTACATCTATGCCGTGGAGATGATCGGTGCCGGCGTGGCGATCGCCATCGTGAATACGATGGCTCTCTCCCTCTTCCAGGCCGTGGTCCCCCCGGCGATGAAGGGGCGGTTCTTTGCGGTGCTGTCGATGGTCTGCGTGGCTGTCGTCCCGCTGACCTATCTGCTCAACGGATTTCTGACCGGGACCAGCCCGATCAACGCCGTCATCCTTCTGAACAGCGGTGCCGCGATCGTCGTTTCGCTGGCGGTTCTCGTCATACCGAAAGTCTCTCAACCCAAACCAACTTCACAGGAGAATCAAGCATGA
- a CDS encoding ATP-binding protein, whose translation MGVSDAETFVGDPSIVPAVIDFVTRAAEEAGLHPARLMHLQLAVEEAVVNICTYAYQVPPATVTVSTSVTAGRFIVEITDLGVPFDPCAVPEPDCTADLDHRPVGGLGILLVRRMMDEVHYRRDHDQNILTLAIALNRV comes from the coding sequence ATGGGGGTATCTGATGCAGAGACCTTCGTCGGCGATCCGTCGATCGTCCCGGCAGTCATCGATTTTGTCACCAGGGCGGCAGAGGAGGCAGGTCTTCATCCTGCCCGCCTGATGCACCTGCAACTGGCTGTGGAGGAGGCGGTGGTGAACATCTGCACCTATGCCTACCAGGTTCCTCCGGCGACGGTGACGGTCAGCACCTCGGTGACAGCCGGCCGTTTTATCGTCGAGATCACGGACCTGGGTGTTCCGTTCGATCCCTGCGCTGTCCCCGAACCGGATTGTACCGCTGACCTGGACCATCGGCCGGTCGGGGGTCTCGGGATCCTGCTGGTTCGGCGGATGATGGACGAGGTTCATTACCGGCGGGATCACGATCAGAACATCCTGACGCTGGCGATCGCGCTCAACAGGGTCTGA
- a CDS encoding STAS domain-containing protein: MMKITEVNQNGCSLIRVDGRLDTLTAPEFDAAGDRWISGGRQVLDLSGLVYISSAGLRSLLLAQRRQQSLGGTLVLAAPGGLVEEVLSVAGFDTLFDIYSTVEEACRGVP; this comes from the coding sequence ATGATGAAGATAACTGAAGTAAACCAGAATGGGTGCAGTCTGATCCGGGTCGATGGACGGCTGGATACGCTGACTGCTCCCGAGTTTGATGCAGCAGGTGACCGATGGATCAGTGGCGGTCGACAGGTTCTCGACCTATCGGGTCTTGTCTATATCAGCAGTGCCGGGCTGCGCAGTCTGTTGCTTGCCCAACGACGGCAACAGTCACTGGGGGGAACCCTGGTGCTGGCGGCCCCCGGCGGACTGGTGGAGGAGGTGCTGTCCGTGGCAGGATTTGATACCCTCTTTGATATCTATTCGACCGTGGAAGAGGCCTGCAGGGGGGTGCCCTGA
- a CDS encoding PP2C family protein-serine/threonine phosphatase, producing the protein MTEIDLIVNLVEGMSVLIVVTYLLTRSQLYAAIVDRQFTLKNRLLIMLICGVFSIYGTLAGVPYEGAILSVRDIGPAFAGLLAGPWVGLGAGIIGGLFRYGEGGFMALGGTLGPMAAGLIWGMVWFRRQGRPVSLIEAMLLAVLVEVVRTCFDLLFADPLDQTVHVLAVSVIPIMLVNAIGMAIFVLMLGNVTHERSVLASQGRLEGELSVARRIQRAGLPAGPLSWTAMQVAGRLEPALEVGGDFYDYFLVGDDQVFVTVGDVSGKGVPAALFMAMTASLIRSEAVPEATPSQVLAEVNRHLCRNNEAMMFVTIFCGVVTISTGRITYASAGHLPPYLLDRAGTVTPLTCVKAPPIGIRETTAYLDQEAMLPEGSALLLYTDGVTEAEGIDGEFFSMQHLCKVLSEQKGRTAEDVVSAIFDAVLTYEGALPQSDDITLCAISRPEAGYVR; encoded by the coding sequence ATGACTGAAATCGATCTCATTGTGAATCTCGTCGAAGGGATGTCGGTCCTGATCGTGGTCACGTACCTGCTGACCCGGTCCCAACTGTATGCTGCGATCGTTGACCGGCAGTTCACCCTGAAGAATCGGCTGCTGATCATGCTGATCTGCGGGGTCTTCTCGATCTATGGCACCCTGGCGGGCGTCCCCTATGAGGGTGCGATCCTCAGTGTCAGAGACATCGGACCAGCGTTTGCAGGGTTGCTGGCAGGGCCCTGGGTCGGGCTCGGAGCCGGGATCATCGGCGGATTGTTCCGTTACGGGGAGGGAGGATTCATGGCGCTCGGGGGGACCCTCGGGCCGATGGCAGCAGGGCTGATCTGGGGAATGGTCTGGTTCCGCCGACAGGGTAGACCGGTGAGTCTGATCGAGGCTATGCTGCTGGCCGTGCTGGTCGAGGTGGTCAGGACCTGCTTCGATCTCCTCTTCGCCGACCCACTTGACCAGACGGTGCATGTCCTTGCGGTCTCGGTGATCCCGATCATGCTGGTGAATGCGATCGGGATGGCGATCTTCGTGCTGATGCTGGGGAATGTTACGCATGAGCGGTCCGTACTCGCATCCCAGGGACGCCTGGAGGGTGAACTCTCGGTGGCCCGGCGGATTCAGCGGGCCGGTCTTCCGGCAGGTCCCCTCTCCTGGACCGCGATGCAGGTGGCCGGGAGACTGGAGCCGGCGCTGGAGGTCGGCGGTGACTTCTATGACTACTTCTTGGTCGGGGACGATCAGGTCTTTGTTACCGTTGGGGATGTCTCCGGGAAGGGGGTGCCGGCAGCCCTGTTCATGGCGATGACCGCCTCGCTGATCAGGTCCGAGGCTGTGCCGGAAGCAACGCCTTCGCAGGTGCTCGCCGAGGTGAACCGGCATCTCTGCAGAAACAATGAAGCGATGATGTTTGTGACCATCTTCTGCGGGGTGGTGACGATCAGCACCGGCCGGATCACCTACGCCTCGGCGGGGCACCTCCCACCGTACCTGCTGGACCGGGCCGGGACGGTCACCCCTCTCACCTGCGTAAAGGCCCCGCCAATTGGTATCCGGGAGACGACAGCCTATCTCGATCAGGAGGCGATGCTGCCGGAGGGGAGCGCTCTGCTGCTGTACACCGATGGGGTCACTGAGGCAGAGGGGATCGATGGGGAATTCTTCTCCATGCAGCACCTCTGCAAGGTCCTCTCAGAACAGAAGGGCCGGACTGCAGAGGACGTGGTGTCGGCGATATTTGATGCAGTGCTGACTTATGAGGGCGCTCTTCCCCAGAGCGATGATATCACGCTGTGTGCCATCAGCCGGCCAGAGGCTGGATATGTAAGGTGA